The following proteins come from a genomic window of Candidatus Zixiibacteriota bacterium:
- the flhB gene encoding flagellar biosynthesis protein FlhB, producing the protein MAEDQFQERTERATPRRRQKAKEEGRVARSMELNSAVILCLGIMTIYFLGPLLANQLEQMSIYIFNEAPALAADFDSIVSLFNHNIINFFLLLGPILIMLTLIAYGVNILQVGVMFTSKPLEPKTDRLNPVSGIKRLFSARSLFQLARDVIKILLIAAVGYLVIKSQMDTFFLLSDTSASIFAAAMGKMALKTVLQVGGVILLLALLDYAYQKYDFEKSIRMSKQEIREEMKESEGSPQIKGRIRRIQREMSRRRMMQEVPKADVVITNPTHLAVALKYDQTEMDAPMVVAKGERLLAQRIKDIAREAGVPIVENKPLARSLFNMCEIGSYVPSQLYRAVAEVLAFVYRQKQEKVS; encoded by the coding sequence ATGGCGGAAGATCAATTTCAGGAACGAACCGAGCGCGCGACACCGCGCCGACGTCAGAAAGCCAAGGAAGAGGGTCGGGTGGCCCGCTCCATGGAGCTCAATTCGGCGGTGATCCTCTGTTTGGGAATCATGACCATATATTTTCTTGGTCCGCTTCTGGCCAATCAACTCGAACAGATGTCGATTTATATTTTTAACGAGGCTCCTGCACTGGCGGCCGATTTCGACTCGATAGTGAGTTTATTCAACCATAACATCATCAATTTCTTCCTTCTTCTCGGCCCGATTCTGATTATGCTGACGCTGATTGCCTATGGGGTCAATATCCTCCAGGTGGGGGTTATGTTCACCAGTAAACCCCTGGAGCCGAAAACCGACCGGTTGAATCCGGTCAGCGGCATCAAGCGTTTGTTCTCCGCCCGGTCGTTGTTCCAGCTTGCCCGCGATGTAATCAAAATTCTTCTGATTGCGGCAGTTGGTTACCTGGTGATCAAATCGCAGATGGACACATTCTTTCTGCTCTCCGACACCTCGGCCTCGATTTTTGCCGCGGCGATGGGGAAGATGGCCCTCAAGACGGTTCTCCAGGTCGGCGGCGTTATTCTCCTTCTGGCCCTTCTGGATTACGCTTATCAGAAGTATGATTTCGAAAAATCGATCCGCATGTCAAAACAGGAAATCCGGGAAGAGATGAAAGAAAGTGAGGGGTCGCCGCAGATCAAAGGACGGATCCGGAGGATTCAGCGGGAGATGTCCCGCCGTCGCATGATGCAGGAGGTTCCGAAGGCAGACGTGGTGATTACCAACCCGACGCACTTGGCGGTAGCGCTGAAATATGATCAGACGGAAATGGATGCCCCGATGGTGGTGGCCAAGGGTGAGCGCCTGCTGGCACAGAGAATCAAGGATATTGCCCGCGAAGCCGGAGTGCCGATTGTGGAAAACAAACCGCTGGCGCGGTCGCTGTTCAATATGTGTGAAATCGGTTCCTATGTGCCATCGCAGTTGTACCGCGCGGTAGCCGAGGTCCTGGCCTTTGTGTATCGCCAGAAACAGGAAAAGGTGTCGTA
- the fliR gene encoding flagellar type III secretion system protein FliR: MELFDFVTFTAAKLETFLLIAFRAGGLFIAAPIIGHDSIPRLVKAAFAVVLAVVLVPVVGEVNLPEINSVWLLGLMAAKELLVGFIIGWFFSFVFIAIKMAGHIVGYQIGLMMATVLDPESNSQISIIGEFWHLVAILIFLAINGHHAIISAFADSYRAVPIGVFNFAGSAGEMLIRYSGYTFVIAIKIAAPVIITLFLTSVTLGVVARTVPQMNIFIVGIPIKIAIGLLVLAAALPVFRFMVEKTVFFLDTEIARVLFAIGTV, translated from the coding sequence ATGGAATTGTTTGATTTTGTAACCTTCACAGCCGCCAAACTGGAAACCTTCCTGCTGATAGCCTTCCGGGCCGGCGGATTGTTCATCGCCGCCCCCATAATCGGTCACGACTCGATCCCCAGATTGGTCAAAGCCGCCTTTGCGGTGGTATTGGCGGTAGTTCTGGTTCCGGTGGTGGGTGAGGTCAACCTGCCGGAGATAAACTCGGTCTGGTTGCTGGGATTGATGGCGGCCAAGGAACTCCTGGTGGGTTTCATAATCGGGTGGTTTTTCTCGTTTGTTTTCATTGCCATTAAAATGGCCGGGCATATTGTCGGTTATCAGATCGGTTTGATGATGGCGACGGTTTTGGACCCCGAATCGAATTCACAAATTTCGATTATCGGGGAATTCTGGCACCTGGTGGCGATTCTTATTTTCCTGGCCATCAACGGACATCATGCTATTATCTCAGCTTTCGCCGACAGCTATCGGGCGGTTCCGATCGGGGTGTTTAATTTCGCTGGCTCGGCGGGGGAGATGCTGATCCGTTATTCGGGCTATACCTTTGTCATTGCCATCAAGATCGCCGCCCCGGTAATCATCACCCTCTTTTTGACATCGGTAACTTTGGGGGTGGTAGCCCGAACAGTACCGCAGATGAATATATTTATTGTTGGTATTCCCATAAAAATTGCAATCGGCCTTCTGGTTCTGGCGGCGGCGTTACCGGTTTTCAGATTTATGGTCGAAAAAACGGTCTTTTTCCTCGATACGGAAATAGCCCGGGTTTTGTTCGCAATTGGAACGGTGTAA
- the fliQ gene encoding flagellar biosynthesis protein FliQ, with translation MTPELVITIAREAVLTMLLVSAPMLLAGLLVGLIISILQAITQVHEMTLTFIPKIVAVAVALIIFLPWIMNIIIDFTNRIYNIIPTL, from the coding sequence ATGACTCCAGAATTGGTAATTACGATCGCCCGCGAGGCGGTACTGACGATGCTTCTGGTATCGGCACCGATGCTTCTGGCCGGACTTTTGGTGGGTTTGATAATATCCATCCTTCAAGCTATAACCCAGGTTCATGAAATGACGTTGACCTTTATCCCTAAAATAGTGGCCGTAGCGGTGGCTCTGATTATTTTCCTCCCCTGGATAATGAATATTATAATTGATTTCACCAATCGCATTTATAACATCATTCCGACACTTTAG
- the fliP gene encoding flagellar type III secretion system pore protein FliP (The bacterial flagellar biogenesis protein FliP forms a type III secretion system (T3SS)-type pore required for flagellar assembly.), producing the protein MRHRITKIVLLSFCLICLTSVSQAQSIPKLSVQLGESSSPGDLSTTLQIILLLTVLTLAPSILLMLTSFIRLIVVLGFLRQAMGTQQLPPNQLLVSLALILTFFIISPVANKAYTDGLKPYLDEKITKEEAFDKGMTPFREFMLSQTNEKDIALFVNLAGMEQPQTPEDLPLHILIPGFVISELRTGFQISFLIFIPFLIIDMIVSSVLMSMGMMMLPPIMISLPFKILLFVLVDGWYLLVKSLVGSFY; encoded by the coding sequence ATGAGACATAGAATAACTAAAATTGTCTTGCTCTCGTTCTGCCTGATATGCCTGACATCGGTCAGCCAGGCGCAATCAATCCCCAAATTGTCGGTCCAACTGGGGGAATCGTCCTCGCCGGGTGACCTTTCCACCACCCTGCAAATTATACTGCTTCTGACGGTCCTGACTCTGGCGCCATCGATTCTCCTGATGTTGACCTCCTTCATCCGGTTGATCGTGGTCCTCGGGTTTTTGCGGCAGGCGATGGGAACACAGCAGTTGCCGCCGAATCAACTCCTGGTCTCGCTGGCCCTGATTCTGACTTTCTTTATTATCAGTCCGGTGGCCAATAAAGCATACACCGACGGATTAAAACCGTACCTGGATGAAAAGATTACCAAAGAAGAAGCCTTTGATAAAGGTATGACTCCGTTCCGGGAATTCATGCTGTCCCAGACCAATGAGAAGGATATTGCTCTTTTTGTCAACCTCGCAGGTATGGAGCAACCCCAGACGCCGGAAGATTTACCGCTGCATATATTGATACCGGGATTTGTCATATCGGAGTTGCGGACGGGTTTCCAGATATCCTTTTTGATATTCATTCCCTTTCTGATTATAGACATGATTGTCTCATCGGTTTTGATGTCGATGGGAATGATGATGTTGCCGCCGATTATGATCTCGCTGCCTTTTAAGATATTGTTGTTTGTCCTGGTGGATGGCTGGTATCTGTTGGTCAAGTCGCTGGTCGGATCATTTTATTGA
- a CDS encoding flagellar biosynthetic protein FliO gives MSTKNKKLVLIIIVLIISAGAYISTHFDGARANTTGTTATGLEETASVSGDGTTSPTTPVFQDSVAWSLIKLLGALVVVVAGIYGFVFILRRMMGRKFSGNGNRKLIEVIETTYLEQKKSISLVRFYDRAVLVGSAESGINILAELNPEETAKILALGSAEKMGPSFRSLLKAAGNRMMSLGMGKAGADLTSVTSDRPQTV, from the coding sequence ATGAGTACCAAGAATAAAAAACTGGTTCTGATAATAATAGTGCTGATTATCAGCGCCGGGGCCTATATCTCGACGCATTTCGATGGTGCCAGGGCGAATACCACCGGGACGACGGCGACCGGTTTGGAGGAGACGGCATCGGTATCCGGTGATGGGACAACTTCGCCTACCACTCCGGTTTTCCAGGATTCGGTGGCCTGGTCATTGATCAAATTGCTGGGGGCGCTGGTGGTGGTGGTCGCCGGAATCTACGGATTCGTTTTTATCCTGCGACGGATGATGGGTCGGAAATTCTCGGGCAATGGAAACCGGAAGCTGATTGAGGTCATCGAAACGACCTACCTGGAGCAAAAGAAATCGATTTCACTGGTCCGTTTTTATGATCGGGCGGTCCTGGTTGGTTCGGCGGAATCCGGAATCAATATTCTGGCCGAATTGAATCCGGAGGAGACCGCAAAAATTCTGGCCCTGGGATCGGCGGAGAAAATGGGGCCAAGTTTCCGGAGTCTTCTGAAGGCGGCCGGGAATCGTATGATGAGCCTTGGCATGGGAAAAGCCGGGGCGGACCTGACATCGGTCACGTCCGATAGACCACAGACGGTCTGA
- the fliN gene encoding flagellar motor switch protein FliN, translating to MDEKNGINLPMDGNPSDEEIKDDAVSGQESGNEPTPEEKEMLAMGAGDAGDESESSPDESSADEGDDNSGEGSELLSQEAIDNALGSAADGMTDDMPEQLQPEVHQADFQQLSMQSENQTPRNIDLLMDVDLPVSIELGRTRMRISDILALGPGSIVELDKLVGEPVDLLVNKKCVARGEVVVVEESFGLRITQLVSPEERLKNLA from the coding sequence ATGGATGAAAAAAACGGGATAAATTTGCCTATGGATGGAAATCCCTCGGATGAGGAAATCAAAGACGACGCCGTTTCAGGGCAGGAGTCGGGCAATGAGCCGACTCCCGAAGAAAAGGAAATGCTGGCGATGGGCGCCGGCGATGCCGGAGACGAGTCCGAATCCTCGCCCGATGAATCCTCCGCGGATGAAGGTGATGATAATTCAGGGGAAGGATCGGAGCTTTTAAGTCAGGAAGCTATCGATAATGCTCTCGGGTCCGCGGCTGATGGAATGACCGATGATATGCCGGAGCAGCTTCAGCCCGAGGTCCATCAGGCCGATTTCCAGCAGTTGTCGATGCAATCCGAAAACCAGACTCCCCGCAATATTGACTTATTGATGGATGTCGATTTGCCGGTTTCGATTGAACTGGGACGAACCCGGATGAGGATTTCAGATATTCTGGCTCTTGGTCCGGGCTCTATTGTCGAACTGGACAAACTGGTCGGTGAGCCGGTCGATCTGCTGGTGAACAAAAAATGTGTGGCCCGGGGTGAAGTGGTGGTGGTCGAGGAGAGCTTCGGTCTCCGGATTACCCAGCTGGTATCACCCGAGGAAAGGTTGAAGAACCTGGCATGA
- the fliM gene encoding flagellar motor switch protein FliM, with translation MAKILSQDEIDALLTTVTASPSEQPELTPIASEELARTVVTYDFKHPNRVSKDQVRTLENIHDNFAGHISSTLSTALRSMVDVDLVSVDQINYSEYVMSLVTPSCSYTFSAKPLEGLCILDYNPTLSFAFIDRIFGGGEKSLEIERELSGIEKTVMSKITRKIYGDLEKSWRNIAPIEVEQKSFETNPQFMQIIPAGETVIVVSLQLKLFKSTGLITICYPYVSLEPVMEKLSAQNWIDATKKRNIGESTEKNRDNIQDVDIEVAISLAKTKLKMREFLELKIGDIVATDSKINESAEVMVAGKKKYLCRPGLLGKRRAGQILEIYPVIEKE, from the coding sequence GTGGCGAAGATATTATCACAAGACGAAATCGATGCCTTGTTGACGACCGTAACGGCGAGTCCGTCGGAACAGCCGGAACTTACACCGATAGCTTCGGAGGAACTGGCCCGAACCGTCGTCACCTATGATTTCAAGCATCCCAACCGGGTATCCAAAGACCAGGTGAGGACGCTGGAAAACATTCATGATAACTTTGCCGGTCATATCAGTTCGACTCTTTCGACCGCTCTGCGGAGTATGGTTGATGTCGATCTGGTATCGGTCGATCAGATCAATTATTCGGAGTATGTGATGTCGCTGGTGACACCGTCCTGTTCCTATACCTTTTCCGCTAAACCTCTGGAAGGATTGTGTATTCTGGATTATAACCCGACCCTGTCCTTTGCTTTTATCGATCGCATTTTCGGCGGAGGGGAGAAAAGTCTTGAAATCGAGCGGGAGTTGAGCGGGATCGAAAAGACGGTAATGTCCAAAATCACGCGTAAAATATACGGCGACCTGGAAAAATCATGGCGGAATATCGCGCCGATCGAGGTCGAGCAGAAATCATTCGAAACCAATCCGCAATTTATGCAAATTATACCGGCCGGCGAAACGGTGATTGTGGTTTCACTGCAATTGAAGCTGTTCAAATCGACCGGCTTGATAACGATTTGTTATCCTTATGTATCGCTGGAACCGGTGATGGAGAAACTGTCGGCCCAGAACTGGATCGACGCCACCAAGAAAAGGAATATCGGCGAAAGTACCGAGAAAAATCGTGATAATATACAGGATGTAGATATCGAGGTGGCTATTTCGCTGGCCAAAACAAAGCTGAAAATGCGGGAGTTCCTGGAATTGAAGATCGGCGATATCGTAGCGACCGATTCCAAGATTAATGAGTCAGCCGAGGTGATGGTGGCGGGGAAAAAGAAATATTTATGCCGGCCGGGTTTGCTTGGAAAAAGAAGGGCCGGCCAGATATTGGAAATATATCCGGTCATAGAGAAGGAGTGA
- a CDS encoding flagellar basal body-associated FliL family protein: MADDKLGDETALAEEGAAGKSKKSSPIIIYLIIAVIMAVGGYFAGTRLTGSSTKEPEAAKSEEHKGEEAKKPAGVSEVYMMQDIIVNPSGTGGTRFLSVSIGFDVGSKETLALLEKREPVIKDALITILGSKTIEQLSDAKQKEITRYQIKKRTEQLLQINDLQAVYFTDFILQ, translated from the coding sequence ATGGCTGATGACAAACTGGGCGACGAAACCGCTCTGGCCGAAGAAGGAGCGGCCGGCAAAAGCAAGAAAAGCTCGCCGATAATTATCTATCTCATCATCGCCGTCATAATGGCGGTCGGTGGTTATTTTGCCGGGACCAGGCTGACGGGCTCCTCGACCAAGGAACCGGAGGCGGCGAAGAGCGAGGAGCATAAAGGTGAGGAAGCCAAAAAGCCCGCCGGAGTATCCGAAGTCTATATGATGCAGGATATTATCGTCAACCCCTCGGGAACGGGCGGAACCAGGTTCCTTTCGGTTTCGATCGGTTTCGATGTGGGCTCCAAAGAAACTCTGGCACTGCTTGAAAAGCGGGAACCGGTTATCAAGGATGCCCTGATAACTATCCTGGGCTCCAAAACCATCGAGCAGCTTTCCGATGCCAAACAGAAAGAGATCACGCGGTATCAGATCAAGAAGCGGACGGAGCAGCTTCTTCAGATCAATGACCTGCAGGCAGTATATTTTACCGATTTTATCCTTCAGTAA
- a CDS encoding flagellar FlbD family protein — translation MIRVTKLNGEVIVINDDLIEFIEETPDTIISLTDGKKIMVREDPDEIIKRVAAFRRMASSLEAKVGLRDNKQ, via the coding sequence ATGATTCGTGTGACGAAATTGAACGGTGAGGTCATTGTTATAAACGATGACCTCATCGAATTCATCGAGGAGACGCCCGATACCATAATCAGTCTGACCGATGGGAAGAAAATTATGGTCAGGGAAGATCCTGATGAAATTATAAAGAGGGTGGCGGCTTTTCGAAGAATGGCATCAAGCCTTGAGGCAAAAGTCGGTTTAAGAGATAATAAGCAGTAG
- a CDS encoding flagellar hook-basal body complex protein yields the protein MMASMFAGVSGLRNHQVKMNVIGNNIANVNTVGFKTGRVTFREALVQTYKGAGRPSTISGGTNPLQLGLGMGVSTIDNLFQQGGLETTGQITDLAIQGSGFFVLSDGSGKYYTRAGAFGFDANSTLVDPSTGMFVQGKMADANGNIPSSAVVGNITLPFGQQDPASATTAVTLGNNLNSVATDSEATLQSAGTTGINNVTGDAVDGAGGVHTLTITGAQATTSTFTGTNTSGSALSGSMTLASLGITDTSNFTLSRDNGTHIDEVMGLTVNSTINDLINAINQISGVNAELVGGEIQITRERAGSGVDYNIQSSAAVAGNIVNEIFGGVFTANNGSDHTFVCQDVFTPTGAAALTPVTLDIVVDDTSGLAIGIDGLGDGGVEIDTLSGLSAGTAVINTADTTHAASITVYDAQGGKHALTLEFLKSANQNTWTWTASFNDNEVITGGGSGTVQFNPDGSLLSFNFNGGATALTFDPGTGAGPMSVNINSGTIGEYDGLTGFASAHTASILTQNGYSLGILDKISIDKAGNIIGIFTNGVSRVLAQVILADFNNQAGLLKAGQSLYQASANSGDAIEGVAGETISGVISSGALEASSVDIASEFTSMITAQRGFQANARIITTSDNMLDELVNLKR from the coding sequence ATGATGGCATCAATGTTCGCCGGGGTTTCGGGACTTAGAAACCACCAGGTCAAGATGAATGTGATTGGCAATAATATCGCCAATGTCAATACCGTCGGTTTTAAAACCGGCCGGGTAACTTTCCGTGAGGCCCTGGTCCAGACATACAAAGGTGCCGGCCGTCCCTCGACTATATCGGGCGGAACCAACCCGCTCCAGCTGGGATTGGGGATGGGGGTTTCCACGATCGATAATCTTTTCCAGCAGGGCGGTCTTGAGACTACCGGGCAGATTACTGACCTGGCAATCCAGGGGTCGGGATTCTTTGTGCTGTCTGACGGTAGCGGCAAGTATTACACCCGGGCCGGAGCTTTTGGATTCGATGCCAATTCGACCCTGGTTGATCCCTCGACCGGAATGTTTGTCCAGGGAAAGATGGCTGACGCCAACGGCAATATTCCGTCGAGCGCGGTGGTCGGCAATATCACGCTGCCATTCGGTCAACAGGATCCGGCCAGTGCCACAACGGCTGTTACGCTGGGCAACAATCTTAATTCGGTGGCGACCGATTCGGAAGCCACGTTGCAGTCGGCCGGGACAACGGGAATCAACAATGTCACCGGCGATGCCGTGGACGGCGCCGGCGGCGTCCACACCCTGACAATTACCGGAGCGCAGGCAACGACCTCGACCTTCACCGGGACCAATACCAGCGGGAGTGCGCTGTCGGGCAGTATGACTCTGGCCAGTCTCGGGATAACCGATACCAGTAATTTTACCCTGTCCCGGGATAATGGGACTCATATTGATGAAGTAATGGGATTAACGGTCAATTCTACAATCAATGACCTGATCAATGCCATCAACCAGATCAGCGGCGTCAATGCCGAGCTGGTGGGCGGCGAAATACAGATCACTCGGGAACGGGCCGGTTCAGGCGTTGACTACAATATTCAATCTTCGGCGGCGGTCGCGGGGAATATTGTCAATGAGATATTCGGAGGCGTCTTTACAGCCAATAACGGATCCGACCATACTTTTGTCTGCCAGGATGTATTTACTCCAACTGGAGCCGCGGCTCTGACCCCGGTGACGCTGGATATTGTGGTCGATGATACTTCCGGTCTGGCAATCGGTATTGACGGTCTGGGTGACGGAGGCGTGGAAATCGACACCCTGAGTGGTTTGAGCGCCGGGACGGCGGTTATTAACACGGCCGACACAACCCATGCCGCGTCGATTACGGTTTATGATGCCCAGGGCGGCAAACATGCCTTGACACTGGAATTTCTCAAGTCGGCCAATCAGAACACCTGGACCTGGACGGCGTCCTTTAACGATAACGAGGTAATCACCGGTGGCGGCAGCGGGACGGTGCAGTTTAACCCCGATGGTTCACTTCTGTCTTTCAATTTTAATGGCGGGGCCACGGCCCTCACGTTTGATCCGGGAACCGGGGCCGGTCCGATGTCGGTTAATATCAATTCCGGGACGATCGGCGAATATGACGGATTGACCGGATTCGCCTCGGCTCATACGGCCTCGATCCTGACGCAAAATGGATACAGCCTGGGGATTCTTGACAAAATCTCAATTGATAAAGCCGGCAATATTATCGGCATTTTCACCAATGGTGTCAGCCGGGTGCTGGCTCAGGTGATATTGGCCGATTTCAATAATCAGGCCGGTTTGCTTAAAGCGGGACAGTCGTTGTACCAGGCTTCGGCCAACTCCGGTGACGCTATCGAGGGCGTGGCCGGGGAAACGATTTCGGGCGTGATTTCATCGGGGGCCCTGGAAGCGTCCTCGGTCGATATTGCCTCGGAATTTACAAGCATGATTACGGCTCAGAGAGGTTTTCAGGCTAATGCCAGGATTATTACCACCTCCGACAACATGCTTGATGAACTGGTAAACCTGAAGAGATAA
- a CDS encoding flagellar hook-length control protein FliK — protein MNPFLLTMNLLNTGTGQVDVTGKQPAGNPADVSGGDFMDLLLEGIQISDGEEDAIGGKGLLDILPENKKSALSGDNQETILLNDLFLKAGTTEVLLTGTWPADSQDKEQAILSLSGQDDSEQVLNDILFDRINSDVKGLVNISAEKTMPVENMINTGQEPETEVSIPGLEGLPTESLSDKASSLNSRLFSANTVVPTTGSSTRHLDIFSGLTDNSAIEEDPMVLGNSDQKTETNLKVSVSYITKQTPDMANSKMAESMTRLQNALNINEVEISDSKMKPENDGLKADSEISAGENDHQKNMKSVLSRPGMAVHITKDTKAIKSEDAGRNQSRQVEAGQSQTMEAVKPVESGDGRTGSAGPNSTHVEEKKEPDSNGIIKANNTAGELSSKNAVDLKTTSPEITHTAAADSGKSGTTADTKEITPVRFVLPDNVKSEGTNNNRTVFIKLEPEHLGTVRLTLSSHHDAICGRMVVDNSTARAAVESNLQQLFEGLSSKGIKLDSFQVSIGGGQIGQKYSPDRMSSHGRYRYDVNRQANRISTEMTSVDRSSGVGLYIGSGGVNWLA, from the coding sequence ATGAATCCGTTTCTGCTGACAATGAATCTCCTGAATACCGGCACCGGACAGGTTGATGTGACCGGGAAACAGCCGGCCGGAAATCCGGCTGATGTGTCGGGTGGAGATTTCATGGATCTTCTTCTGGAAGGGATACAAATATCGGATGGAGAAGAGGATGCAATAGGCGGTAAGGGATTACTTGATATTCTGCCGGAAAATAAAAAATCGGCATTATCGGGGGATAATCAGGAGACGATTCTGTTAAACGATTTATTCCTTAAGGCCGGAACGACGGAAGTCTTGCTGACTGGAACATGGCCGGCTGATAGTCAAGACAAGGAACAGGCCATATTATCGCTCTCGGGACAGGATGACTCTGAACAAGTATTAAACGATATTCTTTTCGATAGAATAAATTCTGATGTCAAAGGGCTGGTTAATATATCGGCGGAAAAAACCATGCCGGTTGAGAATATGATAAATACCGGACAGGAACCCGAAACGGAGGTCTCCATTCCGGGATTGGAAGGGCTGCCGACCGAATCGTTATCAGATAAAGCATCATCATTAAATAGCCGGTTATTCTCCGCAAATACCGTTGTACCCACGACGGGATCATCGACCAGACACCTTGATATATTTTCCGGGTTAACGGATAATAGCGCAATCGAGGAAGATCCGATGGTACTCGGGAATTCGGATCAAAAAACGGAGACAAACCTTAAGGTTTCGGTATCATACATAACCAAGCAAACACCGGATATGGCCAATTCGAAGATGGCCGAGAGTATGACCCGGTTACAGAATGCGCTCAACATTAATGAGGTTGAGATCAGCGATTCGAAGATGAAACCCGAGAATGACGGACTGAAAGCCGATTCGGAAATTTCCGCCGGTGAAAATGATCATCAGAAGAATATGAAATCAGTTTTATCGCGTCCAGGTATGGCGGTTCATATTACCAAAGACACCAAGGCTATCAAATCAGAGGATGCCGGCAGGAACCAATCCAGGCAGGTTGAAGCAGGTCAGTCGCAGACAATGGAAGCCGTTAAGCCGGTTGAAAGCGGTGATGGAAGGACAGGTTCTGCCGGACCGAATTCTACTCATGTCGAGGAAAAGAAAGAGCCGGATTCAAATGGAATAATAAAAGCGAATAATACCGCAGGAGAGTTATCGAGCAAGAATGCTGTTGATCTTAAGACAACATCGCCGGAGATCACTCATACGGCGGCTGCCGATTCAGGCAAATCAGGCACAACTGCGGACACTAAAGAAATAACGCCGGTTCGGTTTGTCCTTCCGGACAATGTTAAATCGGAAGGGACCAATAATAATCGCACGGTATTCATCAAGCTCGAACCGGAGCATCTGGGAACGGTCCGCCTGACTTTGAGCTCGCATCATGATGCTATCTGCGGCCGCATGGTGGTCGATAATTCCACCGCCCGGGCGGCTGTTGAAAGCAATCTTCAGCAGTTATTCGAGGGATTGTCGTCCAAGGGGATCAAGCTGGATTCCTTCCAGGTTTCAATCGGCGGCGGTCAGATCGGGCAGAAATATTCGCCGGACAGAATGTCATCGCACGGGCGTTACCGCTATGATGTAAACCGTCAGGCAAATCGGATATCAACGGAAATGACATCAGTCGACCGATCTTCCGGAGTGGGTCTTTATATCGGTTCCGGGGGAGTCAACTGGCTGGCTTAG